One window of the Nicotiana tabacum cultivar K326 chromosome 4, ASM71507v2, whole genome shotgun sequence genome contains the following:
- the LOC107814228 gene encoding protein IQ-DOMAIN 24-like, translating to MGKASRWLRSLLGSKKSPSSESSPAAREGKNKKWGLGKSSNGSGRSIVGGGGTEIVNYGNEDPPPSPYAEALDANKHAIAVAAATAAVAEAALAAAQAAAEVVRLTSGSRSAKAYVSSNSDRRREWAAVKIQSEFRAYLARRALRALKGLVKLQALVRGRIVRKQSADMLRRMQAMARIQARASANRTITSDPPYSSIKASRFEHPGIATPRKYDPQQYSFNCKYHGPNLKKSGSKLNAHESFGQDRSHLASQWIHNWMEECATNGYGDISLQKGVGDQDESTDKILEIDTWKPRLNPKPSEKNSHNSHYFSSWNDNAQGTRTVNSISRHLANHMKPNPSISSGEVSSLRSLAFCQETDQSAAWTVERSPGVHSTLSRPGSSCRRGPSPSRSECSRSLFGEYPGHPNYMSNTESYLAKLRSHSAPRQRLQFEKVGSRKQVDGLVDADTNSEKSWRSLGKFRSKAKPGSGRSGTPDHQRAVRFSPPFGSRQ from the exons ATGGGTAAAGCCAGCAGATGGTTACGTTCGCTTTTGGGCTCCAAGAAATCTCCGTCGTCGGAATCATCGCCGGCGGCGAGGGAGGGAAAGAATAagaagtggggtctggggaaatCTTCCAATGGTAGTGGGAGAAGCATTGTCGGAGGTGGGGGAACAGAGATTGTTAATTATGGGAATGAAGACCCACCCCCGAGCCCTTACGCGGAAGCGTTGGACGCGAACAAGCACGCGATAGCGGTGGCAGCAGCCACTGCGGCGGTTGCTGAGGCTGCTTTAGCGGCGGCTCAGGCGGCGGCTGAAGTCGTTAGGCTGACAAGCGGTAGTAGGTCCGCAAAGGCTTACGTCAGTAGTAACAGTGACCGCCGCCGTGAATGGGCTGCCGTTAAAATTCAGTCTGAATTTCGAGCTTACCTG GCTAGAAGGGCATTGAGGGCACTGAAAGGACTAGTGAAACTGCAAGCATTAGTCAGAGGTCGTATTGTGAGGAAACAAAGTGCAGATATGCTCCGACGTATGCAAGCCATGGCTCGAATCCAGGCTCGAGCTTCTGCCAACCGGACTATAACTTCAGATCCTCCTTATTCCAGCATCAAAGCTTCACGATTCGAGCATCCT GGCATTGCAACTCCGAGAAAATATGATCCCCAACAGTATTCATTCAATTGCAAATATCATGGGCCAAACCTGAAG AAATCTGGTTCTAAATTGAATGCACATGAGAGCTTCGGTCAGGATAGATCGCATTTGGCTTCACAGTGGATACATAACTGGATGGAGGAATGTGCAACAAATGGCTACGGAGACATTTCCCTGCAAAAAGGTGTTGGAGATCAAGATGAGAGCACTGACAAGATACTTGAGATAGACACATGGAAACCTCGTCTAAACCCCAAACCAAGTGAGAAAAACTCTCACAATTCACATTATTTTTCATCTTGGAACGATAATGCACAGGGAACGAGAACTGTCAACTCTATATCAAGGCATTTGGCAAACCATATGAAACCAAATCCTAGTATATCTTCAGGGGAAGTTTCATCTTTAAGGTCACTGGCATTTTGTCAAGAAACTGATCAGTCAGCGGCTTGGACTGTTGAGCGCAGCCCTGGCGTGCACTCCACATTGTCCAGGCCAGGGAGTAGCTGTAGAAGAGGCCCTTCTCCTTCGAGGAGCGAGTGCTCACGAAGCTTGTTCGGGGAGTACCCAGGTCACCCCAACTATATGTCTAATACAGAATCATACCTTGCGAAACTTAGGTCGCATAGCGCACCCAGGCAAAGATTGCAGTTTGAGAAAGTTGGTTCGAGAAAGCAAGTTGATGGACTTGTGGATGCAGATACAAATTCAGAGAAGAGTTGGAGATCACTTGGTAAATTTAGGAGCAAAGCAAAACCAGGATCAGGTCGCTCAGGGACACCTGATCATCAACGTGCTGTCCGTTTC